In bacterium, one DNA window encodes the following:
- a CDS encoding zinc ABC transporter substrate-binding protein: protein MPRFTVRLLLVLALSAAVNPAARALAGERPVVTASTSMIGCMLELLAPGRIEVQTLIPPASCPGTYDLRPGDAARLARSVLIVRHDYQAYLDNRFREQNPGMHLAVLETPGHLLVPQNFRRALEQLKGILAEAFPSLDDSLEANYAAALVMIDSAETHARARLDQSGIAGRIALCSDKQVAFALWAGAKSAGTFTNSPEELSALSLGRIIKAGREGGAVFVVGNLQSGGEKVARAVAAQTGLPVCILSNFPGTNERNGDWPGLLADNLELLIRAAEGESQP from the coding sequence ATGCCACGTTTCACGGTCAGACTGTTGCTTGTCCTGGCTCTGTCAGCCGCTGTCAACCCTGCGGCCCGCGCCCTGGCCGGGGAGCGTCCGGTTGTGACCGCCTCGACCAGCATGATCGGTTGCATGCTGGAGCTTCTCGCCCCTGGCCGGATCGAGGTCCAGACCCTGATCCCACCCGCCTCCTGTCCGGGCACCTATGACCTGCGGCCCGGCGATGCCGCGCGGCTGGCCCGCTCGGTCCTGATCGTGCGCCACGACTATCAGGCCTACCTGGACAACCGTTTCCGCGAGCAGAACCCCGGTATGCACCTGGCCGTGCTGGAGACTCCCGGCCACTTGCTGGTCCCGCAGAATTTCCGCCGCGCCCTGGAGCAGCTCAAGGGCATCCTGGCCGAGGCTTTCCCGTCACTGGACGACAGCCTGGAGGCAAATTACGCCGCGGCGCTTGTCATGATCGACTCCGCTGAAACCCACGCCCGCGCGCGCCTGGATCAATCTGGGATCGCCGGGCGGATTGCGCTCTGCTCGGACAAGCAGGTTGCGTTCGCGCTCTGGGCCGGGGCCAAGTCCGCCGGCACGTTCACCAACTCGCCCGAGGAGCTCTCGGCCCTGAGCCTGGGCCGGATAATCAAAGCCGGGCGCGAGGGCGGGGCAGTTTTCGTGGTGGGCAACCTTCAGAGCGGCGGCGAGAAAGTCGCCCGCGCGGTGGCGGCCCAGACCGGCCTGCCGGTCTGCATCCTCAGCAATTTCCCGGGCACCAACGAGCGCAACGGCGACTGGCCGGGCCTTCTGGCCGACAACCTGGAGCTGCTGATCCGGGCCGCCGAGGGTGAAAGCCAGCCATGA